From the Flavimarina sp. Hel_I_48 genome, one window contains:
- a CDS encoding transmembrane 220 family protein encodes MKTFFYCFAAVFAILFGWAAFLQNNDPDAFLWYCIYGSAAVGCVLFIAKKLNFLIAYILAVSYVIGAFLSWPAQFEGVAINGGDIDNIEHAREALGLLINAAVLIILALRIQWLRNK; translated from the coding sequence ATGAAAACGTTTTTTTACTGTTTTGCAGCGGTATTTGCCATTCTATTTGGATGGGCTGCTTTTTTACAAAACAATGATCCAGATGCCTTCTTATGGTATTGTATCTATGGATCTGCTGCGGTGGGGTGTGTTCTTTTTATAGCTAAAAAATTGAACTTCCTTATCGCTTATATATTGGCCGTTTCTTATGTAATAGGCGCTTTTTTATCATGGCCAGCGCAATTTGAAGGGGTAGCAATAAACGGTGGGGATATAGATAACATTGAACATGCCAGGGAAGCATTAGGTCTTTTGATAAATGCTGCCGTTCTTATAATCCTTGCATTGAGGATTCAGTGGTTGAGAAACAAATGA
- a CDS encoding alpha/beta hydrolase produces MRSYSLIFLTMFAVLTSYSQELYVGQVYANIEKSIHTYQDTLKLDFYTAKESRATADRPLLIIVHGGGFSGGKRDNPEEVKFAQTMATKGYAVASISYDLTRAGKRNGFGCDCPANLKIETFEANTRNILEAVDYLKNGSDFNFDANKIILVGSSAGAEGVLNTVYMQAYPGYADLHLERYKFAAVVSFAGAILDARYIQEGNAVPAYLIHGKQDNLVPYESAPHHFCKLTDVGFLPLDGSKVIAERLKALNASHYLATAQEGNHDWAGLGYGYVDSIAKFIDRVVNKGEIIEVDDAIAKKN; encoded by the coding sequence ATGCGATCATATTCACTAATTTTTCTAACGATGTTTGCCGTACTTACATCCTATAGCCAGGAACTCTATGTAGGACAGGTATATGCCAATATCGAGAAATCGATACACACGTATCAGGACACGCTAAAGCTTGATTTTTATACCGCTAAGGAATCACGGGCAACAGCAGATCGTCCACTTCTGATAATCGTACATGGAGGTGGTTTTTCTGGTGGAAAGCGTGATAATCCTGAAGAAGTCAAATTTGCGCAGACCATGGCAACAAAGGGATACGCAGTTGCCTCTATAAGCTATGATCTTACACGTGCAGGAAAGCGCAATGGTTTTGGTTGTGATTGTCCGGCAAATTTAAAAATAGAGACTTTCGAAGCCAATACCAGAAATATTTTGGAGGCCGTGGATTATTTGAAAAATGGGTCGGATTTCAATTTTGATGCAAATAAAATTATTCTTGTAGGTAGCAGCGCAGGTGCTGAGGGTGTTTTAAATACTGTTTATATGCAAGCCTATCCTGGCTATGCAGACCTTCATTTAGAGCGTTATAAATTTGCAGCGGTAGTTTCCTTTGCGGGTGCTATTCTGGACGCACGTTATATTCAGGAAGGCAACGCAGTGCCTGCCTATCTAATTCATGGCAAACAAGATAATTTGGTTCCGTATGAAAGTGCGCCACATCATTTTTGTAAACTAACCGATGTAGGATTTCTTCCGCTAGACGGCTCAAAGGTGATTGCAGAACGCTTAAAAGCACTAAATGCCTCCCATTATCTTGCAACCGCCCAAGAAGGGAACCACGATTGGGCAGGATTAGGCTACGGCTACGTTGACAGCATTGCAAAATTTATTGATAGAGTTGTCAATAAAGGCGAAATTATAGAGGTAGATGATGCTATTGCGAAGAAGAATTAA
- a CDS encoding T9SS type A sorting domain-containing protein, whose amino-acid sequence MKTITQLFFLLACTFASFAQTKAYIDFGAPDNETAGNYNNVSTNVQNAPNLNIADLIDSDGLATGITLDVNIAFDGVNSNGTTDAGDAIPFPTAATSDSFFGAVNTFNSNPGRPAGEFTLSGLQQNMFYTFSIFASRTGVAGSKETLYTLSGATVETATLEVNGNRGNRVIIENMQADANGEISVNVTAGANNTSGNQFYYVGAVELIMSEQVLSIDSEVLNTSLAVYPNPVSNSAQIKFDLKEAANLKIAIYDLSGRLVENIVNAKQPAGTFSTTWNRSANIAAGVYILQIDADGKSYNSKLLLK is encoded by the coding sequence ATGAAAACAATTACACAATTATTTTTTCTTCTGGCTTGCACATTTGCAAGTTTTGCACAGACCAAGGCCTACATTGACTTTGGTGCACCAGATAATGAAACAGCTGGTAACTATAATAATGTCAGTACAAATGTTCAGAATGCCCCTAATTTAAACATCGCTGATTTAATAGATAGTGATGGTTTAGCTACAGGGATTACCCTTGATGTTAATATAGCTTTTGATGGTGTCAATTCAAATGGAACAACTGATGCAGGAGATGCTATTCCTTTTCCTACTGCGGCAACTAGTGATAGTTTTTTTGGAGCAGTAAATACATTTAATTCAAACCCAGGACGCCCAGCAGGTGAGTTTACCTTAAGCGGTCTTCAACAGAATATGTTTTACACGTTTTCTATTTTTGCTTCAAGAACTGGAGTAGCTGGTAGCAAGGAAACCCTTTATACATTAAGCGGTGCAACCGTTGAGACTGCTACATTAGAAGTAAATGGGAACAGAGGCAACAGAGTGATTATTGAGAATATGCAAGCTGATGCTAATGGTGAGATTAGTGTAAATGTAACCGCCGGTGCAAATAATACAAGCGGTAATCAATTCTATTACGTAGGTGCCGTAGAACTAATTATGAGTGAGCAAGTTCTTTCTATAGATTCAGAGGTGCTTAACACTTCTCTTGCAGTTTATCCTAATCCTGTATCTAACAGTGCCCAAATCAAATTTGATTTAAAAGAAGCAGCTAATCTTAAAATAGCGATCTATGATCTTTCTGGAAGATTGGTTGAAAATATCGTAAACGCTAAGCAGCCTGCGGGAACCTTCTCAACTACATGGAATCGTTCAGCTAATATCGCTGCTGGAGTTTATATTCTTCAGATAGATGCAGACGGAAAAAGCTATAATTCAAAATTATTATTAAAATAA
- a CDS encoding GDSL-type esterase/lipase family protein, protein MKKIYVALLLFISALGFSKDLTSTAYWGYENKEQILSSRNSSTAATLTLTYPNGDNILEAGKTQRITWESSEINTTVSIEFSRNNGGTWSTVSTTSADLGYYDLKVPNQISNTCLIRISGGGLSDTSNGTFSIIKDEDVVYRIVVLGSSTAEGVGPDDINDSWVNRYKTYLNQKDTRFEVINLGKGGYSTYDILPTGTPIKDGVSRTIDTQRNVTKALSYNPGGIIINMPSNDAAYGYPAEDQMNNYDLISKKIADAEIPLWVTSVQPKDFGTNTTKKNIQLEMLQAVDEKFGNMTIDFWTDLGQEDNNGILPQYDSGDGTHMNAAGHLVLFNRVVDKDIDVRVKSDIDLSIDDEITTAGHFIIYPNPVNERCTIQLDKQANGDALITVYDLLGKTVYSAVTPLQNGKATWSKGALKAGIYILQVSYNEKINAQRLLIH, encoded by the coding sequence ATGAAAAAAATTTACGTAGCGTTATTATTATTTATTTCCGCCCTGGGCTTTTCAAAAGACCTTACCAGCACTGCATATTGGGGCTATGAAAACAAGGAGCAGATTCTTAGCAGCAGGAACAGCAGCACTGCAGCTACGTTAACCTTAACATATCCTAATGGCGATAATATCCTTGAGGCAGGTAAAACTCAGCGTATTACCTGGGAGAGTTCTGAAATAAATACCACTGTATCTATTGAGTTTTCACGGAATAATGGAGGTACATGGAGTACTGTGTCCACGACCTCTGCAGATTTAGGCTATTACGACCTTAAAGTTCCCAATCAAATCTCGAATACTTGCCTAATACGTATTTCTGGAGGCGGGTTGAGCGATACCAGCAACGGTACATTCTCCATTATTAAAGATGAGGATGTAGTCTATCGCATCGTAGTACTAGGTTCTTCAACCGCTGAAGGGGTAGGTCCTGATGATATAAATGACAGTTGGGTAAATAGATACAAAACCTATCTCAATCAAAAAGATACTAGATTTGAGGTAATCAATCTGGGAAAGGGAGGTTATTCAACCTATGATATTTTACCTACGGGAACACCCATCAAGGATGGCGTTAGCAGAACAATTGATACGCAGCGCAATGTCACGAAGGCGCTTTCATATAATCCGGGTGGAATTATTATTAATATGCCCTCTAATGACGCAGCATATGGTTACCCCGCTGAAGATCAAATGAACAATTATGACTTGATAAGCAAGAAAATTGCTGATGCGGAAATACCATTATGGGTAACTTCGGTACAGCCTAAAGATTTTGGTACAAATACCACAAAGAAAAATATTCAATTGGAGATGCTGCAGGCCGTAGACGAGAAATTTGGGAATATGACTATTGATTTTTGGACAGATCTGGGTCAGGAAGATAATAATGGTATATTACCGCAGTATGATTCAGGTGATGGTACGCACATGAATGCCGCTGGTCATTTAGTTCTCTTCAATAGAGTTGTGGATAAGGATATTGATGTTCGCGTCAAAAGCGATATTGATTTAAGTATTGATGATGAAATAACTACAGCGGGTCATTTTATTATTTATCCTAATCCGGTGAACGAGCGTTGTACTATTCAACTTGATAAACAGGCAAATGGAGACGCATTAATCACAGTTTATGATCTTTTAGGCAAAACTGTTTATAGCGCTGTAACACCTTTACAGAATGGAAAAGCTACGTGGTCAAAAGGCGCATTAAAGGCAGGAATATACATACTTCAAGTATCTTATAATGAAAAAATTAACGCACAACGCCTGTTAATTCATTAA
- the bglX gene encoding beta-glucosidase BglX: MRTYISFLTLFLSVFSFSFAQTTSDIPEVQALLDKMTIDEKIGQLNLVTPGGGVATGSVVSSNVEAKIKAGNVGGLFGIAGPEEIKEAQDLAVNQTRLKIPLLFGSDIIHGYKTTFPIPLGMSASWDMELIKHSAEVAALEATADGINWNFSPMVDIARDPRWGRIAEGAGEDPFLGSAIAKAMVTGYQGTDLTDPKTMIATVKHFALYGAAEAGRDYNTTDMSRINMFNEYLPPYKAAIDAGVGSVMSSFNDVDGIPASGNKWLLTDLLRDQWGFKGLVVSDYTSVNEMSAHGLGDLQAVSALALNAGLDMDMVGEGFLTTLKKSLDEGKVTEDDITQAALRVLEAKYKLGLFEDPYKYIDKKRAKTDILTQESRGFARKLAAHSFVLLKNDQKILPLKKNAKIALVGPLADNKNNMLGTWAPTGDPQLSIPVLEGFKNVAPDAQITYAKGSNITNDSVFAEKLNVFGMRAEIDSRSSQELIDEAVANAKNADVVVAVIGEATEMTGEASSRSNITIPEPQLKLIEALLETGKPVAVVLMSGRPLAIEDLNALPVDILQVWHPGIEAGNAIADVVFGNYNPSGKLTATWPRNVGQVPIYYAQKNTGRPEGAEWSKFKSNYLDVANSPLFAFGHGLSYTTFEYSDLKVNKASITMGESIDISVTVKNTGEYDGEEVVQLYVHDVVRSIAPPMRELKGFKKVMLKKGESKSIKITLSSKNLKFYNSTLDFLAEAGIFEAFMGGSSNVSEKVEFELKK; encoded by the coding sequence ATGAGAACATATATATCTTTCCTGACCCTTTTTTTAAGTGTGTTCAGCTTCAGTTTTGCGCAGACCACAAGTGATATTCCAGAAGTACAGGCATTACTGGATAAAATGACCATAGATGAAAAAATAGGCCAGCTCAATCTTGTGACACCGGGTGGAGGTGTGGCGACCGGTTCTGTAGTAAGCAGTAATGTGGAAGCTAAGATCAAAGCCGGTAATGTGGGCGGTTTGTTTGGTATTGCAGGTCCTGAAGAGATAAAAGAAGCGCAGGACCTCGCCGTGAATCAAACCCGGTTGAAGATTCCATTGCTTTTTGGTTCAGATATTATTCATGGGTATAAGACCACGTTTCCCATTCCACTGGGCATGTCTGCCAGTTGGGATATGGAACTGATAAAACACAGTGCAGAAGTGGCTGCCTTAGAAGCTACCGCAGACGGTATAAACTGGAATTTTTCACCTATGGTGGATATCGCCCGCGATCCGCGTTGGGGTCGTATTGCAGAAGGTGCAGGCGAAGATCCATTTTTGGGTTCGGCTATTGCCAAAGCAATGGTAACCGGATATCAGGGAACAGATCTGACCGATCCAAAAACCATGATCGCCACCGTAAAACATTTTGCACTTTATGGCGCTGCAGAAGCGGGTCGGGATTATAATACTACAGATATGAGCCGTATTAATATGTTCAATGAATATTTGCCACCGTACAAAGCTGCGATAGATGCTGGTGTGGGCAGTGTCATGAGTTCCTTCAATGACGTAGATGGTATTCCTGCCAGTGGCAATAAATGGCTGCTAACTGATTTATTGCGTGACCAGTGGGGCTTCAAAGGCCTGGTGGTTTCAGATTATACTTCAGTAAATGAGATGAGCGCGCACGGCCTGGGTGACCTTCAGGCGGTTTCTGCTTTGGCGCTCAACGCCGGTCTGGACATGGATATGGTGGGCGAAGGTTTTTTGACCACGTTAAAAAAATCCCTTGACGAAGGTAAAGTCACCGAAGACGATATTACCCAGGCTGCCCTACGCGTCCTGGAAGCCAAATATAAACTGGGTCTCTTTGAAGATCCTTATAAATATATTGACAAAAAACGCGCAAAAACGGACATTTTAACCCAGGAATCACGTGGTTTTGCCCGAAAACTGGCTGCACATTCTTTCGTTTTATTGAAAAATGACCAAAAAATTCTTCCCCTGAAGAAAAATGCTAAAATCGCTTTGGTAGGTCCGTTGGCAGACAATAAAAATAATATGCTGGGAACATGGGCACCTACGGGAGATCCACAATTATCCATCCCGGTACTGGAAGGTTTTAAGAATGTCGCACCAGATGCGCAAATTACATATGCAAAAGGTTCAAATATTACAAATGATTCCGTCTTTGCGGAAAAATTAAATGTATTTGGCATGCGTGCCGAAATAGATTCCCGCAGTTCGCAGGAATTGATTGACGAAGCTGTTGCGAATGCAAAAAATGCTGATGTGGTAGTTGCGGTCATTGGTGAAGCTACCGAAATGACCGGGGAGGCTTCCAGCCGTTCAAACATCACAATCCCAGAACCACAATTAAAACTGATCGAAGCCCTGCTGGAAACCGGTAAGCCGGTCGCGGTTGTTTTAATGAGCGGTCGCCCGCTTGCCATTGAAGATTTAAACGCGTTACCAGTTGATATCCTTCAGGTATGGCACCCGGGTATAGAAGCAGGTAATGCAATTGCAGATGTTGTCTTTGGCAATTATAACCCATCTGGTAAATTGACCGCAACATGGCCCAGAAATGTGGGTCAGGTTCCTATTTACTATGCTCAGAAAAACACCGGAAGACCCGAAGGTGCGGAATGGTCCAAGTTTAAGTCCAATTATCTGGATGTAGCTAATAGTCCGTTGTTTGCTTTTGGGCATGGTTTAAGCTACACTACTTTTGAATACAGTGATTTGAAAGTCAATAAGGCTAGTATAACTATGGGAGAATCGATAGATATAAGCGTTACCGTTAAGAACACTGGCGAATATGATGGGGAGGAAGTCGTTCAGCTTTATGTACACGACGTTGTACGTAGTATTGCGCCACCAATGCGTGAATTAAAAGGTTTTAAAAAAGTAATGTTGAAAAAAGGTGAAAGCAAATCGATAAAAATCACACTTTCATCAAAAAATTTAAAATTTTATAATAGTACATTAGATTTTTTAGCAGAAGCGGGTATCTTTGAGGCTTTTATGGGAGGCAGCAGTAATGTCTCTGAAAAAGTGGAGTTTGAATTAAAAAAGTAA
- a CDS encoding prolyl oligopeptidase family serine peptidase, which produces MTDILTKIVHKLVLILGMIVVTLAFGQEKEQFKREFFVVNGDSLNYRILYPEHFSESESYPLVLFLHGAGERGSDNEKQLIHGSQLFLNDLNRKKFPAVVVFPQCPQDDYWSNADVDRSGPGVKFAFKNGGEPTKALDQVMNLLDSLKNKPFINQNRIYVGGLSMGGLGTYEILYRKPNTFAAAIAICGGAAPETASAYAKNTPLWIFHGALDDVVDPLYSVKMTEALLKAGAHPKMNLYDNANHNSWDQAFAEPELFTWIFSKSLNKPE; this is translated from the coding sequence ATGACCGATATATTGACTAAAATAGTACATAAACTTGTTCTTATACTAGGTATGATAGTTGTTACCTTGGCTTTTGGGCAGGAAAAGGAACAGTTTAAAAGGGAGTTTTTCGTTGTAAATGGAGATTCCCTAAACTATAGGATTTTATATCCTGAACATTTTTCAGAATCAGAATCGTATCCTCTAGTATTGTTTTTACATGGCGCGGGAGAGCGTGGGAGTGATAATGAAAAACAACTGATTCACGGCAGCCAACTGTTTTTGAACGACCTAAACCGAAAAAAATTCCCTGCAGTTGTGGTTTTTCCGCAATGCCCACAGGATGATTATTGGTCAAATGCTGATGTAGATCGCAGCGGTCCCGGAGTAAAGTTTGCATTTAAAAATGGCGGAGAACCTACAAAGGCACTTGATCAGGTCATGAACCTACTTGATAGTCTTAAAAATAAACCGTTTATAAATCAAAATAGGATATATGTAGGTGGACTTTCCATGGGTGGACTGGGCACGTATGAGATTTTATACCGTAAGCCTAATACTTTTGCAGCAGCGATCGCTATTTGTGGTGGTGCTGCGCCAGAAACGGCTTCCGCATATGCTAAGAATACACCGCTTTGGATTTTTCATGGCGCACTTGATGATGTGGTAGACCCTCTTTATTCAGTAAAAATGACAGAAGCGCTGCTGAAAGCGGGTGCACACCCAAAAATGAATTTATACGATAATGCCAATCACAACAGTTGGGATCAAGCTTTTGCAGAACCCGAACTATTTACATGGATTTTTTCAAAATCTTTAAATAAACCTGAATAA
- a CDS encoding glucoamylase family protein → MNFAKYLFIIGILFFVGCSSDSGDAVQEEVPPVVDPEDSQPPASDPEISEADLLDLTQRETFKYFWDFAEKNSGAARERYIPANASQDQNIVTTGGTGFGLMSIIVGIERQFISRPEGVARFTQILGFLKNADRFHGAWPHWINGSTGNVIPFSAEDDGADLVETAFLAQGLITVGEYLKDGSAGEKQLSKQAFDLVNSIEWNFFTQNENVLYWHWSPNTGFSINLQLRGYNETLLPYILAAASTDFGIEKAVYDAGWARNGGIQSANTAYNYPLLVKHDGAEEMGGPLFWAHYSYLGLDPRNLADAYSNYWDVNVNHSLINYSYCVENPLGYRDYGEKLWGLTASYSRNADGSLGYNAHRPGNDAGVISPTAAISSIPYTSEKSLAALYNFNENREKLLGPAGFYDAFSPQYDWVAEAYLAIDQGPQIIMIENYRTGLLWNLFMQNEQIQAGLDKLEFRY, encoded by the coding sequence ATGAATTTTGCAAAATACTTATTTATAATAGGAATTCTATTTTTCGTGGGCTGTTCTTCAGATAGTGGAGACGCAGTTCAGGAAGAAGTCCCCCCGGTTGTAGATCCTGAAGATTCCCAGCCTCCTGCATCAGATCCTGAAATCAGTGAGGCTGATCTTCTTGATCTTACCCAACGGGAAACTTTTAAGTATTTCTGGGATTTTGCCGAAAAAAATTCCGGCGCAGCCCGTGAGCGTTATATTCCTGCCAACGCTTCACAAGATCAAAATATAGTAACTACTGGTGGTACGGGTTTTGGCCTGATGAGTATTATCGTTGGTATAGAACGCCAATTTATTAGCCGTCCAGAAGGCGTGGCACGGTTTACTCAAATCTTGGGTTTTTTAAAAAACGCTGATCGTTTTCACGGTGCCTGGCCGCATTGGATCAATGGGTCTACCGGAAATGTTATTCCCTTTAGCGCAGAAGATGACGGTGCAGATCTGGTAGAAACCGCTTTTCTTGCACAGGGATTGATCACTGTGGGAGAATATTTAAAGGATGGTTCTGCAGGGGAAAAGCAACTTTCTAAACAAGCTTTTGATCTTGTCAACAGTATAGAATGGAATTTTTTTACTCAAAACGAGAACGTTCTATACTGGCATTGGAGTCCGAATACCGGTTTCAGTATTAATCTTCAACTAAGGGGATACAATGAGACATTGCTTCCCTATATCCTCGCCGCAGCTTCAACTGATTTTGGAATTGAAAAGGCCGTATATGATGCCGGTTGGGCCCGTAATGGCGGTATTCAATCTGCAAATACAGCCTATAACTATCCACTACTAGTAAAACACGATGGCGCAGAAGAAATGGGCGGTCCCTTGTTCTGGGCACATTATTCCTATCTAGGACTTGATCCCAGAAATCTGGCCGATGCATACTCAAACTATTGGGATGTAAATGTCAATCACAGTTTGATTAATTATTCATATTGCGTGGAAAATCCGTTGGGCTATCGTGATTATGGCGAGAAGTTATGGGGGTTGACCGCGAGCTATTCCCGTAACGCGGATGGGAGTTTAGGATACAATGCGCACAGACCGGGAAATGATGCCGGTGTGATCTCGCCCACTGCGGCCATAAGCAGTATTCCATATACTTCAGAAAAATCACTTGCTGCCCTTTATAATTTTAATGAAAATCGGGAGAAATTACTTGGCCCGGCGGGATTTTACGACGCTTTTAGTCCGCAATATGATTGGGTTGCCGAAGCCTATCTTGCCATTGATCAAGGACCCCAAATTATCATGATCGAAAATTACCGTACAGGCCTATTGTGGAATTTATTTATGCAAAATGAACAAATACAAGCGGGGCTTGACAAGCTTGAATTCAGGTATTAA
- a CDS encoding glucoamylase family protein: MVNLKTHRNKIVLVLALIVLTISCKNKENEQKSAAVATTAADSVSTEALLDTVQQQTINYFWDGGNPDSGLASERIHMDGVYPSNDKNTVTIGGTGFGLMAILAGIERGFIPKKEGFERFQKMVDFLGKADRFHGAWPHWLDGTTGKVKPFGKKDDGGDLVETAFLVQGLLAVKEYYQDGNEAEKQLAADINILWEEVEWDWYTQGKNVLYWHWSPKYTWDMNFAVTGYNEALIMYVLAAASPTHPITKKIYEEGWARGGNIKNDTMMYGLKTVLDHYPDGDDPVGPLFWAHYSYLGLDPNGLKDQYADYWELNTNHALIQYKYAVDNPKGFKGYGKDMWGMTSSYSMNGYAGHQPSNDLGVISPTAALSSMPYTPKESERFLNFMYTKEDTLIGKYGPYDAFSLQDNWYERRYLAIDQGPIPVMIENYRSGLLWKLFMNNEDVQNGLRKLGFTSPYLE, encoded by the coding sequence ATGGTAAACTTAAAAACACATAGGAATAAAATTGTTTTGGTTCTTGCGCTTATCGTTTTAACCATAAGCTGCAAGAACAAGGAAAATGAACAGAAATCTGCTGCCGTTGCTACAACGGCGGCAGATTCCGTTTCTACGGAAGCCTTACTGGATACGGTGCAGCAGCAGACCATAAATTATTTCTGGGATGGTGGCAATCCAGATTCTGGCCTGGCATCAGAGCGTATCCACATGGACGGGGTTTATCCCAGCAATGATAAAAACACGGTCACCATAGGGGGTACTGGTTTTGGACTTATGGCTATTTTAGCTGGTATAGAACGCGGTTTTATACCTAAAAAGGAAGGTTTTGAGCGTTTTCAGAAAATGGTGGATTTTCTTGGGAAAGCTGACCGTTTTCACGGTGCCTGGCCACATTGGCTGGATGGAACCACAGGAAAAGTGAAACCTTTTGGTAAGAAGGATGATGGCGGTGACCTGGTAGAAACAGCGTTCCTGGTTCAAGGGTTGCTTGCCGTTAAAGAATATTATCAGGACGGTAATGAAGCCGAAAAACAACTTGCAGCAGATATCAATATCCTTTGGGAAGAAGTAGAATGGGACTGGTATACGCAAGGAAAAAATGTGCTCTATTGGCACTGGTCGCCCAAGTATACCTGGGACATGAACTTTGCCGTTACCGGTTACAACGAAGCACTTATAATGTACGTGCTGGCTGCAGCTTCTCCCACACACCCCATTACTAAAAAGATTTACGAAGAAGGCTGGGCGCGAGGTGGAAATATTAAGAATGATACGATGATGTATGGCTTAAAAACGGTGCTTGATCACTACCCAGATGGGGATGATCCCGTAGGGCCACTTTTCTGGGCACATTATTCGTATTTAGGGCTTGATCCTAACGGACTCAAAGATCAATATGCTGATTATTGGGAGCTGAATACAAATCACGCTTTGATACAGTACAAATATGCGGTTGATAACCCCAAGGGTTTTAAAGGTTATGGAAAAGATATGTGGGGAATGACCTCAAGCTATTCCATGAATGGATATGCGGGTCATCAGCCCAGTAACGATCTGGGTGTTATTTCGCCCACGGCAGCACTTTCCAGCATGCCTTATACACCGAAGGAAAGCGAGCGTTTTTTGAACTTTATGTATACTAAAGAAGATACGTTGATTGGAAAATATGGTCCTTATGACGCCTTTAGTCTTCAGGACAACTGGTATGAACGACGTTATCTTGCAATAGATCAGGGCCCTATCCCCGTAATGATCGAAAATTATAGAAGTGGACTTTTATGGAAGCTTTTTATGAATAATGAAGATGTGCAGAATGGTCTGCGCAAACTGGGCTTCACAAGCCCTTATCTTGAATAG
- a CDS encoding RagB/SusD family nutrient uptake outer membrane protein, translating into MNTIYKLGICSLFMGFAVTSCDEFVEEVEVINPVAADSGDDFTPADFLTGVYGMHTDFSYAFSFLGITEIISDNADKGSSPTDTGADKNLLDGLTYTTSSPSIRSMWELWYKTIGRASQSIEITQNDANIDENLRSRLMGEAKFLRALNYFWLVRSFGDVPIQEIDLIARAPKAEVYEYIEQDLMDAIAALPLKSEYAAQDLGRATKGAAQGLLAKVYLYQEKWQEAADMTNNVINSGIYGLEPDYATVWRESTENGMESLFEIQARGEIIAHGVQQYSMTQGARGAGGWGWGFNTPSEDLLNAYNAAGDSIRRDATIIFAGETLFDGREVSAGVENPRYNEKAYSSAYTDQEDTDKNIRVLRYAELLLIRAEALNELGQSAAALAPLNQVRNRVNLDDITTTDQSALGDAIFLERRLELAMEHDRWFDLVRTKKAAAVMTALGLPFQERNYLFPIPNNQLIQTPEMTQNPGW; encoded by the coding sequence ATGAATACAATATATAAATTAGGTATATGCAGCCTCTTTATGGGCTTCGCAGTTACTTCATGTGATGAATTTGTAGAAGAAGTGGAGGTAATAAACCCAGTTGCTGCAGATAGTGGTGATGATTTTACACCAGCTGACTTTTTAACCGGCGTTTATGGTATGCATACTGACTTTAGTTATGCGTTCTCCTTTTTAGGTATTACCGAAATCATTTCAGATAATGCGGACAAAGGGAGTTCGCCCACAGATACCGGAGCCGACAAAAATTTGCTGGATGGTTTGACCTATACTACATCATCACCTTCTATACGGAGTATGTGGGAATTATGGTATAAAACAATTGGACGTGCATCACAATCTATAGAGATTACTCAAAATGATGCCAATATTGATGAAAACTTACGTTCCCGCCTCATGGGTGAGGCAAAATTTCTTCGTGCGCTCAACTATTTCTGGTTGGTACGTTCTTTTGGAGATGTGCCCATTCAGGAAATAGATCTTATAGCCCGCGCGCCAAAGGCTGAGGTTTACGAGTATATTGAGCAGGATTTAATGGATGCAATAGCTGCTTTGCCATTAAAAAGTGAATATGCCGCTCAGGATCTTGGCCGCGCCACAAAGGGTGCCGCACAGGGTTTACTTGCAAAAGTATATTTATACCAGGAAAAATGGCAGGAGGCCGCAGATATGACCAATAATGTGATCAATTCTGGCATTTATGGCCTTGAGCCAGACTATGCAACCGTATGGAGGGAATCTACAGAAAATGGAATGGAATCCCTTTTTGAAATTCAGGCCCGTGGGGAAATCATTGCACACGGTGTGCAACAATATTCAATGACCCAAGGTGCCCGTGGCGCTGGTGGATGGGGCTGGGGCTTTAACACACCTTCTGAAGATTTATTGAATGCCTATAACGCAGCCGGCGATTCAATTCGCCGGGATGCCACCATCATTTTTGCGGGGGAAACTTTATTTGATGGGAGAGAAGTAAGTGCCGGGGTTGAAAATCCTAGATATAATGAGAAAGCCTATTCTTCAGCATATACAGATCAAGAAGACACAGATAAGAATATTCGTGTACTTCGCTATGCAGAACTGTTACTTATTCGCGCGGAAGCGCTAAATGAGTTAGGTCAATCAGCTGCTGCCTTAGCGCCTTTAAATCAAGTGCGTAACCGCGTAAATTTAGATGATATTACAACTACAGATCAATCGGCATTAGGCGATGCAATCTTTCTGGAAAGAAGACTGGAGCTAGCTATGGAGCATGACCGCTGGTTTGATCTCGTCAGGACAAAAAAGGCTGCTGCTGTAATGACAGCACTGGGTCTTCCCTTTCAGGAAAGAAACTATTTGTTTCCCATACCGAACAACCAATTGATACAAACACCAGAAATGACTCAGAATCCAGGATGGTAA